GTTTTTCAAATGGGATTAAAAATTGATCTAGTTTTTATTTGAGatgtctttttatatatatatatatatatatatatataaaatttcttaaatctgaaatatccaaaatacatatattatatcatgtgaacacttaaatttttttttatcttgaatattaTAATCCAAAAGTTAAACCTGAACATTAGAAGATCTTATTAGTTTAAATTCATTATAATTTAatacctaaattttaaaattttaaaccctaaatatatataatatatcccGTAAGTATCtaacatttttaattttaaatactatagtctaaaaatgaagtttgaatcctagaggaaaaatcttattaactcaaattcattataatttaactcttaaatcctaaaattttaaatactaaatatatataatatactctaaaataaattttttaaaaatatttaaacaataCTTGAATGAGTCTAGACGTCTGGAATGACTCGACCATATAACCTATGAGTGTTTGAATCAATTCCAAACGTCCCAAATTCAATCCGAACGAATCCATAAAAATCCATAGCAAATATATATATAGTCTACTAAATttgttgactatgatgaaatcggGGATTTTATCTGGCCGTTGATTCTGTTCGTATTCCCAATCTCACTTTGAACGGCTACGATTGGGAGCAGGGGAGTGATTTATCCTGTATAAAAGCCCTGATGGGGTGCTCTGTTTTTTGTTTTCGTCGTATCCTATCTTGATCGCGATCTCCGTTTTAGGGTTGGTGGTGATTATCGATGGACGCCTTAGACTCTGTGGTCGATCCCTTGAGGGAGTTCTCCAAGGACAGCATCCGTCTCGTGAAGCGATGCCACAAGCCCGATCGCAAGGGTGAGTTCGCCATCAATTTTTCTAACGTTTTTGTTGATTCGATCGGTGTCTTCTCGGTTGTCTAGAATTTTGTGTATATTGTTTGCGTTCTTATGGATCTACACGGATCGGCCTTGCAGAGTTCACTAAAGTTGCTGTCCGGACTGCGATTGGCTTCGTGGTGATGGGGTTCGTCGGGTTCTTCGTCAAGCTGATCTTTATCCCGATCAACAACATCATCGTCGGTTCTGGTTAGGTAATTAATCAGATCAAAGGAAATTCTTCTGATGCATTTGATTTCGTGGCCATTTAGTTTGAACtcagaaagttttaattttttcattAACACTTCGGAGGTTATTTTTTCTTATCGTTATGCCTTGTTTCGCTATCATTGTTCCATTGTATCCCGATTAGCAGCATCGACTTCCGGTTCTTGTTGTGCAATCAATTAGATCAGAGGAAGTTCTGATGCATTTGATTTACAAAATGATTGTTTTTAATTTACATGCCTGATTTCGTAGGTTTGTATTTAGAATTTAGAAAATATTACTCTCCTTACAATTCGTAGGTTCTTTTTTTGTGGGTTATTTTCTCAGATCTCTGTGCCTTTGAATGCTGTTATTTTGTTATCTTTGTTCCATTACTCGCTTCCTTGTTACATTAAACAATCCAATACATAATGTGTTTAGCTGAAGAACTTTTAAAATTTGATTGGTAACTTATTTACATTATGTTGTTAATATGGAACCTGTATTGTAGTTATATATAGCTTATCCGAGAGTGACTATATTAAGAACTTGCTGATGCATTAAACACACTAGAAAATACTGTATGATTTCTGTTTCATGTCAACTCTGATTTATCATGATTGAGCAGACTTCCAGTTTTCTAAAATGTATGATTTCATTGAAGACCTGCATTAACTACTATGCATTTAGCTGAAACTAGGATGCTAATTTTTTAATAACAAATAACAAAGATGTGTTATTTTTGAATCATTCATGTCAAATTGGAATTTTTGGAATATCTATTGAATGGCACACTTCCCTTATTCTTGCTAAGATGAACTGTAATTTGTGGAGTATTGTGTAAGAAAGTTTTTTGTTTATAGTATTCCTGACTAATATGAATTTGTAGGTTTGGGGAATATGAATTAACAATGTTTGTACTTACTGGTTGGCTGAAATAAAAGTTGTTAAGAGAAATCTGGTTATCCTCTTCTCCTTCAATGATTTAAGAGGCCATTTCAGGTGGCAAACCATTGGTCCATTTCAAACAATTTTATAGTGAATGCAGGGGCATAAGATTGGCATTAAAAATCGTAAAATAACAGTTTAATCAATATAGGCATTTAAAATAATGACTAAACACTAGGCATATAATTCATCATATCACATTGTAAGAAAACATATAACACAATAAAACAAaaaaatgcataataaaataatatatgcCCAAGAAAATAAGTTATAAATAAACATATGAAGTCCAAGGTTTTAAAGCAACAAGCTATGAAGAGTTTAGTTTTATGCTTTGTTGTAATAGAACAAACTTGTTGATACGATGTAAAATTGCTGTCAATGTAAAAAATTGACAGCCAAAGTTGTTTTCCCCACTCTTTTGCTCCATTCTGATACAAACCTTTTCATTCCAAAGCAAGTCTCTGCCCTAGTGTCAATATCAACAATTTTAATTTACCTGATTTTTAATAATGTTCTGGGTTTTACTATTTTTGTCACACACATCAGCAGGTAATGCATCACAACAGGCTTCAAACTAATAACACCCCACCTCAATAGAGCTGTAGAAGTCCTATTTCGAGACTGAAAGTTAGTTGTATGTGATTGTACCAGTTTTTCTGGTTTTTACCAAACACACAATAGCAGTTAATGGAATCACAGCTGGGCTTCAAAATGTCCCAACCCAATAGAGGTGCTGAAGGCCCAGCATGAGCTAGCCACACCTCAATTACAGAAGCTGCACCATGAGATTGAAACCCAGCTGTATGCGATTGTTCTGGTTTTTAAGCTTCTCCTGAACACTCAGGAGTTAATGGTGATGTAGAAGGTCCACCAGGAGATCAGAAACTCTGTTGTATGCTATTGTAACAGGGTTTCTGGTCTTCAACGGTTTTTGAAATAATTGGTTGAGTCAAATCAGATCTGATTTGGTGCTAGTTCCCTATTTAACCAGTTGAAGCCATTGCCCTAACATAGATTGATGCTAGGATGACTTATGCATGCTCCTGGGATTGCCTAAACATATTGTGAATGACTTTTATAACATTAACTAAGGtgacgtttggttaaatgatgagaataaTTATGAGTATGTGTTTGATAGTAAGGTATAATGGGAATggaaatggaaatgaaacccacctagttatatgagtttggttgattcccataaatttaGAAATCATTCCCAAATTGTCATTCTCAAATCCACAATCTAAACACCATCTTTTATTATCATTCCATCCCCTTATctcaaacccatcaaccaaacatccCCTAAAATTTGAAAGCCTCATGGAGACCTTCAACAGCTAGTTACCTGCCACTGCATGACCAACCTACAAGAATCATGCTGACCATCATAATACTTATACCTTACAAAATCCATAAATTATTGCATCATATTACTATAAATAATATATGTCATCTATATTCAACCACCTCTACCATGACCTTAGCTAAAGCCCATTCAAATGTATGTCTCAAACTAaggttaaagaaaaaaaattgttaaaattCTGGAGCTAGGTTTATTGTTTCGTTCCACACTAGTGTTTTGGTCTTTAGTCAGTTTTGTACCATTTGAATAGCATATTATGCCGACATTTGACACGCTTAGGAAAACTCTAAGGTTCTAATATTCGTTAGGTGCTAGTCGGGCGTTAGACCAGTGCTTAGCTCCAAGGTCGCTTAGGCAGGGACTAAGCACCATTAGGCAAATTCTACCGTATCAatataaattacataataaatcatattctatAATTccaacacaataatatcaaatttaaaataagttcaaaattacacaactaataaaatatcacaaatttattctacttctcattctccataattttcaacaacttgCTATATCGAACAGAAACTCAATATCATCATCTGACACAAACTCAAGGTtctttcagtttttttttaattgggcTTTACATTTAAAAGCTCAAACTAAAACAAATC
This window of the Zingiber officinale cultivar Zhangliang chromosome 3B, Zo_v1.1, whole genome shotgun sequence genome carries:
- the LOC122056548 gene encoding protein transport protein Sec61 subunit gamma-like, with the translated sequence MDALDSVVDPLREFSKDSIRLVKRCHKPDRKEFTKVAVRTAIGFVVMGFVGFFVKLIFIPINNIIVGSG